The Leptodactylus fuscus isolate aLepFus1 chromosome 3, aLepFus1.hap2, whole genome shotgun sequence genome has a segment encoding these proteins:
- the ATF3 gene encoding cyclic AMP-dependent transcription factor ATF-3, with amino-acid sequence MMLQHPGQGSAAEVSATAIVPCLSPTMAFAFEDFTNLTPFVKEELRFAIQSKRLITRPPCSLDNVVVAERPIEMTISKTEFIPEEDERKKRRRERNKVAAAKCRNKKKERTESLQKESEKLESINAELKAQIEELKNEKQHLIYMLNLHRPTCIVRAQNGRTPEDERNLFIQQIKDGTLQNLVSEGVN; translated from the exons ATGATGCTTCAGCACCCAGGACAAGGCTCTGCCGCCGAGGTCAGCGCAACTGCAATTGTTCCATGTCTGTCACCGACCATGGCCTTTGCCTTTGAAGACTTTACTAATTTGACACCTTTTGTTAAAGAAGAACTCCGGTTCGCAATCCAGAGCAAGCGCCTCATCACTCGGCCGCCTTGCAGCCTGGACAATGTGGTGGTAGCCGAAAGGCCGATTGAAATGACCATATCCAAGACAGAG TTCATACCAgaagaagatgaaaggaaaaagaGGCGAAGGGAACGAAATAAGGTCGCAGCTGCCAAATGTCGAAACAAGAAGAAAGAGAGGACCGAAAGTTTACAGAAG GAGTCAGAAAAACTGGAATCTATCAATGCAGAACTGAAAGCCCAGATTGAGGAACTGAAGAACGAGAAGCAGCACTTGATCTACATGCTGAACCTCCACCGACCCACCTGCATAGTCCGGGCGCAGAACGGCAGGACGCCAGAAGACGAGCGGAACCTCTTCATTCAGCAAATCAAAGACGGAACCCTGCAGAACTTAGTGTCCGAGGGCGTAAACTGA